The following are encoded together in the Anoplopoma fimbria isolate UVic2021 breed Golden Eagle Sablefish chromosome 13, Afim_UVic_2022, whole genome shotgun sequence genome:
- the kctd10 gene encoding BTB/POZ domain-containing adapter for CUL3-mediated RhoA degradation protein 3 → MEEMSGESVVSSAVPAATTRTTSFKGSSPSSKYVKLNVGGALYYTTMQTLTKQDTMLKAMFSGRMEVLTDSEGWILIDRCGKHFGTILNYLRDGAVPLPDSRRETEELLAEAKYYLVQGLADECTAALQNKESYEPLCKVPLMTSSKEEQKLIATSNKPTVKLLYNRSNNKYSYTSNSDDNMLKNIELFDKLSLRFNGRVLFIKDVIGDEICCWSFYGQGRKIAEVCCTSIVYATEKKQTKVEFPEARIYEETLNILLYESHDGRGPDNALLEATGGAAGRSHHLDEDEERDRIERVRRIHIKRPDDRTHHHQ, encoded by the exons ATG GAAGAGATGTCAGGAGAGAGTGTGGTGAGCTCGGCAGTGCCGGCAGCTACAACCCGAACTACGTCCTTCAAGGGCTCCAGCCCCAGCTCTAAATATGTGAAGTTAAATGTGGGGGGGGCACTGTACTACACTACAATGCAGACGCTAACCAAACAGGACACGATGCTCAAAGCCATGTTCAGTGGCAGGATGGAGGTCCTCACAGATAGTGAAG GTTGGATTTTGATTGATCGCTGTGGGAAACATTTCGGAACAATCCTTAACTACCTTAGAGACGGGGCAGTGCCACTCCCAGACAGCCGACGGGAAACCGAGGAACTGCTCGCTGAGGCCAAGTATTATCTTGTCCAAGGCCTAGCTGATGAATGCACAGCTGCCTTGCAG AACAAAGAATCTTATGAACCCCTCTGTAAAGTGcctctgatgacatcatctaaGGAAGAGCAAAAGCTTATTGCAACCTCAAATAAG CCTACTGTCAAACTGCTGTATAACCGAAGCAACAACAAGTATTCATATACCAG cAATTCTGATGACAACATGCTGAAAAATATTGAGCTGTTTGACAAACTGTCATTGCGGTTCAACGGACGAGTACTCTTCATCAAAGACGTGATTGGGGATGAGATCTGTTGTTGGTCGTTTTATGGCCAGGGACGCAAGATTGCTGAAGTGTGCTGCACCTCTATTGTTTATGCCACAGAAAAGAAGCAGACaaag GTGGAGTTCCCTGAGGCACGAATCTATGAGGAGACCCTCAACATCCTCCTGTATGAGTCCCATGATGGGAGGGGTCCAGACAACGCCCTTCTGGAGGCGACAGGGGGCGCTGCAGGACGTTCTCATCATCTGGACGAGGACGAGGAGCGAGATCGAATTGAGCGAGTTCGTAGGATTCATATCAAACGACCCGATGACCGcacacaccaccaccagtgA
- the myo1ha gene encoding unconventional myosin-Ih yields MEGALTARDRVGIQDFVLLDETTEAAFLSNLKKRFSKDLIYTYIGTLVVSVNPYKELDIYNHKQMDLYMGVNFFELPPHIYALADNAYHTMLTEFNNHFILISGESGAGKTEASKKILQYYAVSCPSTTLLNTVRDKMLMSNPVLEAFGNAKTLKNDNSSRFGKYMDIQFDSQGDAVGGHILNYLLEKSRVVHQNHGERNFHIFYQLVGGGEEDLLHQLGLERDCQHYNYLTQGECAIVSSINDRNDWKTVKNALQIINIDEINTNHLFGAVASVLHLGNVHFDSDSKGRALLNNNNAELRWVSNLLGVDAQSLQEVLTYRKIEAKKDQVLSPFTIDHAIYARDALAKAIYGQTFTWLVNKINESIENKDLSRKNVIGLLDIYGFEVFYVNSFEQFCINYCNEKLQQLFIQLTLKAEQEEYEAEDIEWEPVQFFNNKIICDLVEEKHRGIISILDEECLRPGDATDLTFLERLEEKMANHPHFVTHKLADKMTRKTLERGDFRLLHYAGEVTYCVVGFLDKNNDLLYKNIKDLICQSKNAIVRETFSTMDTDSRRRPETVATQFKSSLLKLTEILMAKEAWYIRCLKSNESKQPGQFDEALIRHQVKYLGLMEHLRVRRAGFAYRRKYEVFLKRYKPLCPATWPHWRGLPADGVEVLVQHLGYLPNEYKMGRTKIFIRHPRTLYATEDAFEKCKHELATRLQAKYKGYKAKGEFKKQKEAATKIETCWRGVQARKERERRAWAVKVIKKFIKGYMTRGEAKNTDNSEYLAFVRQNYLNRLKGNLPKTVLDKTTWQTPPAVLTETSEILRKLHYRLMVRRYVRGITPQKKAQFQLKLLTSSIFKGKKESYPQSVPQPFVDTRISEQEINTRVLQMIRNEHIKYSVPVIKYDRNGFKPRPRQLILTQTAAYVVEEAKIKQRVLYTSLKGISVSNLTDGIIVFHITCEDPKQKGDLVMQCDHLFEFLTKLSVIANKQNAIKVVQGSIKIEIQAGKESAVDFSTGQEPMVYKNKNGHLMVVATRARTR; encoded by the exons ATGGAGGGCGCCCTCACTGCCAGGGATCGGGTTGGGATCCAGGATTTTGTGCTCCTGGATGAAACCACCGAGGCGGCCTTCCTCAGCAACCTGAAGAAACGCTTCAGCAAAGATCTTATATAT ACCTACATTGGCACATTGGTAGTGTCTGTGAATCCCTATAAAGAACTGGACATCTACAATCACAAACAGATGGATCTCTACATGGGGGTTAACTTTTTCGAGCTTCCACCACACAT CTATGCCTTGGCAGACAACGCCTACCACACCATGCTGACAGAGTTTAACAATCACTTCATCCTCATCTCCGGAGAAAGTGGAGCGGGGAAGACGGAGGCCTCCAAGAAGATTCTGCAGTATTATGCTGTCAGCTGTCCGAGCACCACTCTGCTCAACACCGTCAGGGACAAAATGCTCATGTCCAACCCTGTCCTCGAG GCTTTCGGCAATGccaaaacattgaaaaatgaCAACTCAAGTCGATTTGGGAAGTATATGGACATTCAGTTTGACAGCCAG GGGGATGCTGTCGGAGGCCATATCCTGAACTACCTGCTGGAGAAGTCAAGAGTCGTGCATCAGAATCACGGAGAGAGAAACTTCCACATCTTCTACCAGCTagtggggggaggagaggaggacctACTGCACCAGCTGGGCCTGGAGAGAGACTGCCAGCATTACAACTATCTAACCCAA GGAGAGTGTGCCATTGTGTCGTCcataaatgacagaaatgactgGAAAACGGTCAAAAATGCACTTCAAATCATCAACATTGATGAGATTAACACTAAT CACTTGTTTGGGGCCGTTGCGAGTGTTCTCCACTTGGGAAATGTTCATTTTGACTCCGATAGTAAAGGCCGTGCCCTCCTGAACAACAACAATGCAGAGCTGCGCTGGGTctcaaat cTACTAGGCGTTGATGCTCAGAGTCTCCAGGAGGTACTCACATACAGGAAGATTGAAGCCAAAAAAGATCAG GTCCTTAGCCCATTCACAATCGATCATGCCATCTATGCCAGAGATGCCTTGGCCAAAGCCATCTATGGACAGACCTTCACCTGGCTGGTCAACAAGATCAACGAATCCATAGAGAACAAG GACCTTTCAAGGAAGAATGTGATAGGGCTTTTGGACATATATGGATTTGAGGTTTTCTATGTTAACAG TTTTGAGCAGTTCTGTATAAACTACTGCAACGAGAAGTTGCAGCAGCTTTTCATCCAATTGACACTCAAGGCTGAGCAGGAAGAATATGAAGCAGAAGATATTGAG TGGGAGCCAGTTCAATTCTTCAACAACAAGATCATCTGTGACCTGGTGGAGGAGAAACACAGAGGGATCATATCTATACTG GATGAGGAGTGTCTCAGGCCAGGAGATGCCACGGATCTCACCTTCCTGGAGAGACTGGAAGAAAAGATGGCAAATCACCCTCACTTTGTCAC GCACAAACTGGCTGACAAAATGACACGTAAGACTCTGGAGAGGGGAGATTTCCGTCTCCTGCATTATGCCGGGGAGGTCACCTACTGCGTTGTGG GTTTCCTGGACAAAAACAATGACctattatataaaaacataaaagat CTGATTTGTCAGTCTAAAAATGCCATAGTCAGAGAGACTTTCTCCACAATGGATACGGACAGCAGGCGAAGACCAGAAACA GTGGCGACCCAGTTTAAGAGCAGCCTGCTGAAGCTGACAGAGATCCTCATGGCTAAAGAGGCCTGGTACATACGCTGTCTAAAATCCAATGAGTCCAAGCAGCCAG GTCAATTTGATGAAGCTCTGATCAGACACCAGGTGAAGTACCTAGGCCTGATGGAGCACCTCAGAGTCAGGAGAGCTGGTTTTGCGTACAGACGCAAATATGAGGTCTTCTTAAAGCG ATATAAACCCCTCTGCCCGGCCACCTGGCCTCACTGGAGAGGACTGCCTGCTGATGGAGTGGAAGTGCTGGTTCAACATCTTGGCTACTTGCCAAATGAGTACAAAATGGGACG TACCAAAATATTCATCCGTCATCCGAGGACACTTTATGCCACAGAGGATgcatttgaaaaatgcaaacatgaACTGG CAACGAGGCTCCAGGCCAAATACAAAGGATACAAAGCAAAGGGAGAGttcaaaaaacagaaagaagctg ccaCTAAGATTGAAACGTGCTGGAGAGGAGTGCAGGctaggaaggagagagagaggagagcctGGGCTGTAAAAGTCATCAAGAA ATTTATTAAAGGTTACATGACCAGAGGAGaagcaaaaaacacagataactcAGAGTACCTGGCCTTTGTGAGACAAAACTACTTGAACAGGCTCAAAGGCAACCTGCCAAAGACGGTTTTGGATAAAACCACCTGGCAAACTCCACCAGCAGTGTTGACAGAG ACATCAGAGATCCTGCGTAAGCTTCACTACCGTCTTATGGTGCGGAGGTATGTGAGAGGCATCACACCCCAGAAAAAAGCCCAG TTTCAACTGAAGCTTCTTACCAGCTCCATCTTCAAGGGCAAGAAGGAGAGTTATCCACAGAGTGTCCCTCAACCTTTTGTGGACACCAGAATCA GTGAACAAGAAATAAACACGAGGGTTCTACAGATGATTCGCAATGAGCACATCAAG TACAGTGTCCCGGTGATTAAATATGATCGGAACGGTTTCAAACCAAGGCCACGACAGCTTATCCTCACCCAGACAGCTGCTTATGTGGTAGAGGAGGCCAAGATCAAACAGAGAGTGCTGTACACCTCTCTCAAAG GTATTTCGGTCAGTAACTTGACGGACGGTATCATCGTATTCCACATAACATGTGAGGACCCTAAACAGAAG GGGGACCTTGTAATGCAGTGCGACCACTTGTTTGAGTTTTTGACCAAACTCAGTGTCATTGCTAACAAACAGAATGCAATCAAAGTGGTTCAGGGCAG CATCAAGATTGAAATCCAGGCGGGTAAAGAGAGTGCGGTGGACTTCAGCACCGGACAGGAGCCCATGGTGTACAAGAACAAGAACGGACACCTCATGGTG GTAGCCACTCGGGCTCGGACACGGTAA
- the foxn4 gene encoding forkhead box protein N4, with protein MIEGGITSRMSGIIENAGHHPSPQDYRLLTTDPSQLREEDLPGDLQSLSWLTSVDVPRLQQMVDSRGHSNGPSQGSLLEQQTAQLSNMTAMAAGQGSMLHLQSNMQHSPLGISIINTHSGSMSPFSMNGLPSPGYQCPTSVYQPTPQQVYSLTQTGQQCSTGGLYSNVSFNNQSLFTQPRLAPQDQELQPKSFPKPIYSYSCLIAMALKNSKTGSLPVSEIYSFMKEHFPYFKTAPDGWKNSVRHNLSLNKCFEKVENKTSSSSRKGCLWALNPAKIDKMEEEMQKWKRKDLPAIRRSMANPDELDKLITDRPENCRRKALEPGMTRLPGCPTGLPLSVPAQMQPQPIVTLSLPCLPMHHHHHQLQAQLHAQARLAPMSPAPAQTPPLHTVPDLCHSPLNQHSSKPPDDFYSMHGDTHTEVDALDPSIMDFALQGNLWEEMKDDSFNLDALGTFSNSPLRLSDCDLGTANMTPVSNGSNLQLSDVQVTGLYASYTSQDHLSSQYMGAPANSKPIALL; from the exons ATGATAGAAGGTGGAATTACATCCAGGATGTCAGGAATAATTGAGAATGCTGGGCATCATCCGTCTCCACAGGACTACAG GCTTCTGACCACGGACCCCTCccagctgagggaggaggacCTCCCTGGGGACCTGCAGTCTCTGTCATGGCTCACCTCTGTGGATGTGCCCCGACTACAGCAGATGGTTGATAGCCGGGGCCACAGTAACGGGCCCTCCCAAGGCAGCTTGTTGGAGcaacagacag CTCAGCTGAGCAACATGACTGCGATGGCAGCGGGTCAAGGCTCCATGCTCCACCTCCAGAGCAACATGCAGCACAGCCCTCTGGGAATCAGCATCATTAACACCCACAGCGGAAGT ATGTCTCCCTTCTCCATGAATGGGCTGCCCTCTCCAGGATACCAGTGTCCTACCTCAGTCTACCAGCCTACACCCCAGCAGGTGTACTCTCTGACCCAAACTGGACAACAG tgTTCCACTGGTGGGCTGTATAGCAATGTCTCTTTCAACAACCAAAGTCTTTTCACCCAACCTCGTCTGGCTCCACAAGACCAGGAGCTGCAGCCCAAGTCTTTTCCCAAGCCAATCTATTCCTACAG ctgTTTGATTGCCATGGCTCTGAAGAACAGCAAAACTGGCAGCCTCCCAGTCAGTGAGATCTATAGCTTTATGAAGGAACACTTCCCTTATTTCAAG ACTGCACCTGATGGATGGAAGAACTCAGTCAGACACAACCTGTCCTTAAACAAATGCTTTGAGAAAGTGGAGAACAAGACGAGCAGCTCATCCCGTAAGGGCTGTCTGTGGGCGCTGAACCCTGCCAAAATTGacaagatggaggaagagatgcAGAAGTGGAAACGCAAGGACCTCCCAGCCATCCGCCGCAGCATGGCCAACCCTG atGAGTTGGACAAACTGATCACAGACCGCCCGGAGAACTGTAGACGTAAGGCTTTAGAGCCCGGCATGACCCGGCTGCCCGGCTGCCCCACTGGCCTCCCGCTGTCCGTCCCAGCCCAGATGCAGCCTCAGCCAATAGTCACGCTGTCCCTGCCCTGTTTACccatgcaccaccaccaccaccagcttCAGGCCCAGCTCCATGCTCAGGCCCGTCTGGCCCCTATGTCCCCTGCACCAGCCCAGACACCTCCCCTCCACACGGTCCCTGACTTGTGCCACAGTCCACTCAACCAGCACTCCAGCAAGCCGCCAGATGATTTCTACAGTATGCACggtgatacacacacagaggtggaTGCACTGGACCCCAGCATCATGGACTTTGCCCTTCAAg GTAATCTGTGGGAGGAAATGAAGGACGACAGCTTTAACCTGGATGCTTTGGGTACCTTCAGTAACTCACCCCTCCGACTATCAGACTGTGACTTGGGAACAGCCAACATGACTCCCGTCTCCAATGGATCAAACCTGCAGCTGTCAGATGTGCAAGTTACGGGCCTCTACGCTTCCTACACCTCCCAGGACCACCTGTCTTCTCAGTACATGGGCGCGCCAGCCAACAGCAAGCCCATCGCCCTGTTATAA